The following is a genomic window from Proteiniborus sp. DW1.
AAGACATGGAGAGACTGAGGCAAATATTGGAGGTATATACAGCGGTTGGACTGACTTCCCATTAACTGAAAAAGGGAATAAGGATATACAAGACACTGCAAATACTTTAAAGAAATACAAGGATATAGACATAATATATTCAAGCCCTCTTAATAGAACTTTGACTACAGCCAATGCTATATCATCCGCACTAAAAAAGGATATCCAAATAGTTGATGATTTAAAGGAAATGAACTTTGGGATATTTGATGGAAAGGAGAGTAAATATATTAAGGAAAATTACCCTGAAGAATGGGAACTCTGGCTTAGGGATTATGTGAATTATAGAATACCAGAAGGAGAAAATCTATTAGATGTATTAGATAGAATAAAGGAATTTATAGACAAGCTTATAGAAAAAGATAAAGATTCCATAATAGTAACTCATGGAGGCGTTATTCAAGTTATGATTACTTACCTTTTGGATTTAGGAGTAGATAAAATGTGGCACTTTCAATGCCCACCTGCAGGGTATGTTGAAATAGAGTATGTGGATAATTTTGGATACATAAGAAGATTATCTGATGGAAAAGAGACTACAGAATAGTATTCTGTAGTCTTTT
Proteins encoded in this region:
- the cobC gene encoding alpha-ribazole phosphatase; its protein translation is MKFILVRHGETEANIGGIYSGWTDFPLTEKGNKDIQDTANTLKKYKDIDIIYSSPLNRTLTTANAISSALKKDIQIVDDLKEMNFGIFDGKESKYIKENYPEEWELWLRDYVNYRIPEGENLLDVLDRIKEFIDKLIEKDKDSIIVTHGGVIQVMITYLLDLGVDKMWHFQCPPAGYVEIEYVDNFGYIRRLSDGKETTE